Proteins co-encoded in one Campylobacter ornithocola genomic window:
- a CDS encoding CatA-like O-acetyltransferase codes for MFYPCFIYATSKSVNAFDNFKFSLDQNKRLVCYDTIHPSYTIFHKYSKTFSVPWTFYKKIK; via the coding sequence ATTTTTTATCCTTGTTTTATCTACGCTACTAGTAAAAGTGTAAATGCTTTTGATAATTTTAAATTTAGTTTAGATCAAAACAAACGATTAGTATGTTATGATACTATCCATCCTTCTTACACTATTTTTCATAAGTACTCTAAAACTTTTTCTGTTCCTTGGACTTTCTATAAAAAAATTAAATAA
- the rpsL gene encoding 30S ribosomal protein S12 yields MPTINQLVRKERKKVLEKSKSPALKNCPQRRGVCTRVYTTTPKKPNSALRKVAKVRLTSGFEVISYIGGEGHNLQEHSIVLVRGGRVKDLPGVKYHIVRGALDTAGVAKRTVSRSKYGAKRPKATAK; encoded by the coding sequence GTGCCAACCATAAATCAATTGGTTAGAAAAGAGCGCAAAAAAGTTTTAGAAAAATCTAAATCACCAGCGCTTAAAAATTGCCCACAAAGAAGGGGAGTTTGTACTAGGGTTTATACAACAACTCCTAAAAAACCAAACTCAGCGTTAAGAAAAGTTGCCAAAGTAAGACTTACAAGTGGCTTTGAAGTTATTAGTTATATCGGTGGTGAAGGTCACAACCTACAAGAGCACAGCATTGTTTTAGTGCGTGGTGGTAGGGTAAAAGACTTACCAGGTGTTAAGTATCACATTGTTCGTGGTGCCTTAGATACTGCAGGTGTTGCAAAAAGAACCGTTTCTCGTTCTAAATATGGTGCAAAACGTCCTAAAGCAACAGCTAAGTAA
- the rpsG gene encoding 30S ribosomal protein S7, translating to MRRRKAPVREVLPDPIYGNKVITKFINSLMYDGKKSTATTIMYGALEAIDKKGGEKKGIEIFNDAIENIKPLLEVKSRRVGGATYQVPVEVRPARQQALAIRWIISFARKRSERTMIEKLAAELLDAANSKGASFKKKEDTYKMAEANKAFAHYRW from the coding sequence ATGAGAAGAAGAAAAGCTCCGGTAAGAGAAGTCTTGCCAGATCCGATTTATGGAAATAAAGTAATTACAAAATTCATTAATTCTTTAATGTATGATGGTAAAAAAAGCACAGCTACTACTATTATGTATGGTGCTTTAGAAGCTATCGATAAAAAAGGTGGAGAGAAAAAAGGTATAGAAATTTTTAATGACGCTATTGAGAATATCAAGCCTTTATTAGAAGTTAAATCTCGTCGTGTTGGCGGCGCTACTTATCAAGTGCCAGTGGAAGTGCGCCCAGCTAGACAACAAGCTTTAGCTATAAGATGGATTATTTCTTTTGCTAGAAAAAGAAGTGAAAGAACTATGATTGAAAAATTAGCAGCTGAATTATTAGATGCAGCTAATAGTAAAGGTGCTTCATTCAAGAAGAAAGAAGATACTTATAAAATGGCAGAAGCTAATAAAGCATTTGCTCATTATCGCTGGTAA
- the fusA gene encoding elongation factor G: MSRSTPLKRVRNIGIAAHIDAGKTTTSERILFFTGMSHKIGEVHDGAATMDWMEQEKERGITITSAATTCFWKNHQINLIDTPGHVDFTIEVERSMRVLDGAVAVFCSVGGVQPQSETVWRQANKYGVPRIVFVNKMDRIGANFFNVEEQIKNRLKGNPVPLQIPIGAEDNFKGVIDLITMKALVWEDENKPTDYVEKEIPAELKEKAEEYRTKMIEAVSETSDELMEKYLGGEELTQEEIKAGIKAGCLSLSMVPMLCGTAFKNKGVQPLLDAVVAYLPAPDEVANIKGEYEDGTEVSVKSTDDGEFAGLAFKIMTDPFVGQLTFVRVYRGSLESGSYAYNSTKDKKERIGRLLKMHSNKREEIKTLYAGEIGAVVGLKDTLTGDTLASEKDKVILERMDFPDPVISVAVEPKTKADQEKMSIALNKLAQEDPSFRVSTDEESGQTIISGMGELHLEIIVDRMLREFKVEAEVGQPQVAYRETIRKTVEQEYKYAKQSGGRGQYGHVFLRLEPLEPGSGYEFVNDIKGGVIPKEYIPAVDKGVQEALQNGVLAGYPVEDVKVIVYDGSYHEVDSSEMAFKLAASMGFKEGARKAGAVILEPMMKVEVETPEEYMGDVIGDLNKRRGQVNSMDERGGNKIITAFCPLAEMFGYSTDLRSQTQGRATYSMEFDHYDEVPKNVSEEIIKKRNG, encoded by the coding sequence ATGTCAAGAAGTACTCCCTTAAAAAGAGTTAGAAATATAGGTATTGCAGCTCATATTGATGCAGGTAAAACGACTACTAGTGAGAGAATTCTTTTCTTTACAGGTATGAGTCATAAAATTGGTGAGGTGCATGATGGTGCAGCAACAATGGACTGGATGGAGCAAGAAAAAGAAAGAGGTATTACAATTACTTCTGCTGCTACAACTTGTTTTTGGAAAAATCATCAAATCAACCTTATAGACACTCCAGGCCACGTTGACTTTACAATTGAAGTTGAAAGATCAATGCGTGTTTTAGACGGTGCTGTTGCAGTATTTTGTTCAGTAGGTGGAGTTCAACCACAATCAGAAACTGTTTGGAGACAGGCGAATAAATACGGTGTTCCTAGAATTGTTTTTGTAAACAAAATGGACAGAATTGGTGCAAATTTCTTTAATGTAGAAGAACAAATTAAAAATCGTTTAAAAGGTAACCCAGTCCCACTTCAAATTCCAATTGGTGCCGAAGATAATTTCAAAGGTGTAATTGATCTTATCACTATGAAGGCTTTGGTATGGGAAGATGAAAATAAGCCAACTGATTATGTAGAAAAAGAAATTCCAGCTGAGCTTAAAGAAAAGGCTGAAGAATATCGTACAAAAATGATAGAAGCAGTTTCTGAAACAAGTGATGAGTTAATGGAAAAATACCTAGGTGGTGAAGAACTTACTCAAGAAGAAATCAAAGCAGGTATTAAAGCAGGATGTTTAAGTCTTTCTATGGTTCCTATGCTTTGCGGTACAGCTTTTAAAAACAAAGGTGTTCAACCATTGCTTGATGCTGTTGTTGCTTATTTACCAGCTCCTGATGAAGTTGCTAATATTAAGGGTGAATATGAAGATGGTACAGAAGTTTCTGTAAAATCAACTGACGATGGAGAATTTGCAGGTCTTGCATTTAAAATTATGACTGACCCTTTTGTTGGACAATTAACTTTCGTTCGTGTGTATAGAGGAAGTTTAGAAAGTGGCTCTTATGCATACAACTCAACAAAAGATAAAAAAGAAAGAATTGGTCGTCTTTTGAAAATGCATTCTAACAAAAGAGAAGAGATTAAAACTTTATATGCAGGAGAAATTGGAGCAGTTGTTGGTCTTAAGGATACATTAACTGGTGATACTTTAGCTAGTGAAAAAGATAAGGTTATTTTGGAGAGAATGGACTTTCCTGATCCTGTTATTTCTGTTGCAGTTGAACCTAAAACAAAGGCAGATCAAGAAAAAATGTCTATTGCTTTAAATAAATTAGCTCAAGAAGACCCAAGCTTTAGAGTTTCAACAGATGAAGAAAGCGGTCAAACCATCATCTCAGGTATGGGTGAACTTCACTTAGAAATTATCGTTGATAGAATGCTTCGTGAGTTTAAAGTTGAAGCTGAAGTAGGTCAACCTCAAGTTGCTTACCGTGAAACTATTAGAAAAACAGTTGAGCAAGAGTATAAATACGCCAAACAATCAGGTGGTCGTGGTCAGTATGGTCATGTATTCTTAAGACTTGAACCACTTGAGCCAGGTAGTGGATATGAATTTGTAAATGATATCAAAGGTGGGGTAATTCCAAAAGAGTATATTCCAGCAGTTGATAAAGGTGTTCAAGAAGCATTACAAAATGGTGTTTTAGCGGGATATCCTGTTGAAGATGTTAAAGTAATCGTTTATGATGGAAGTTACCACGAAGTGGATTCTTCTGAAATGGCATTTAAACTTGCGGCTTCTATGGGCTTTAAGGAGGGTGCTAGAAAAGCAGGTGCTGTAATCTTAGAACCTATGATGAAGGTTGAAGTTGAAACTCCAGAAGAATATATGGGTGATGTTATCGGTGATTTAAATAAACGTCGTGGTCAAGTAAATAGTATGGATGAGCGTGGTGGAAATAAAATTATTACAGCATTTTGTCCTTTGGCTGAGATGTTTGGATATTCAACTGATCTTAGAAGTCAAACTCAAGGTCGTGCCACTTATTCTATGGAATTTGATCATTATGATGAAGTTCCAAAAAATGTTTCTGAAGAAATTATCAAGAAAAGAAACGGATAA
- a CDS encoding flavodoxin: MLSSLTYCAQFGFARTEDKKSAIVYYSRTLNTHILAKYLQSITNSDLISLQIINPYPNDFDAMSKIAKEERDRNFKPKLVSIEFNPNDYDVIFLGTPVWAGGISSPIRTFLSMYDFNSKVIAPFCTQVKDNIEGCIKDIQFLTPNAKILKGIDIQATFEKDDKFLKDKNKNYLANNTNYLTSKDKQEINLWLNKI, translated from the coding sequence TTGTTAAGCTCTTTAACATATTGTGCACAGTTTGGTTTTGCTAGAACAGAAGACAAGAAAAGTGCAATTGTTTATTATAGTAGAACTTTAAATACACATATTTTGGCCAAATACTTACAAAGTATTACAAATTCAGATTTAATAAGTCTGCAAATTATAAATCCTTACCCTAATGATTTTGATGCAATGTCTAAAATTGCGAAAGAGGAAAGAGATAGAAATTTTAAACCTAAACTTGTGAGTATAGAGTTTAATCCTAATGATTATGATGTGATATTTTTAGGCACTCCTGTTTGGGCGGGTGGAATTTCTTCACCTATAAGAACTTTTTTGAGTATGTATGATTTTAATTCCAAGGTTATTGCTCCATTTTGTACTCAAGTAAAAGACAATATAGAAGGTTGTATTAAAGATATACAATTTTTAACACCTAATGCAAAAATTTTAAAAGGCATTGATATACAAGCAACTTTTGAAAAGGATGATAAATTTTTGAAAGATAAAAATAAAAATTATTTGGCTAACAATACAAATTATTTAACCTCTAAAGATAAGCAAGAAATAAATTTATGGCTTAATAAAATATAA
- a CDS encoding hemolysin family protein, with amino-acid sequence MDPSQSLDLNQTLPAVASIDVGYSTFMILVALALVVLNGFFVLSEFSIVKVRRSKLEEMVKEKKHNAKKALEVTSKLDTYLSACQLGITLSSLALGWIGEPAIAKILEVPLANLGLAPTLIHTIAFVIAFAIITLLHVVLGELVPKSVAIAIADKAVLWVARPLHLFWLLFLPFIKTFDFLAAISLKAIGIKPAKEHELSHSEEEIKFIASESQKGGVLDEFETEIIRNAVDFSDTVAKEIMTPRKDMICLNKQKSYEENMQIVCQYKHTRFPYIDGSKDVILGMVHIRDIMQNELNKDKKNLDDFLIKMILVPENISISKVLFMMNKEQVHTALVVDEYGGTAGLLTMEDIMEEIVGDINDEHDDSSPHFKKLAENIYEFQGRYEISEVEEMLDIHFNEELEQVTIGGYVFNLLGRLPVVGDRIEDEFCYYEVKKMDGNSIERVKVVKKISQNQE; translated from the coding sequence TTGGACCCCAGTCAATCTTTAGACTTAAATCAAACATTACCCGCTGTTGCCTCGATTGATGTAGGCTATTCCACTTTTATGATTCTTGTCGCATTAGCTTTAGTTGTTTTAAATGGATTTTTTGTTTTATCAGAATTTTCTATTGTTAAAGTACGTAGGTCAAAACTTGAAGAAATGGTAAAAGAAAAAAAACACAATGCAAAAAAAGCTTTAGAAGTTACCTCTAAACTTGACACTTATCTCAGTGCTTGTCAACTTGGCATTACATTAAGTTCTCTTGCTCTTGGTTGGATAGGAGAACCTGCTATTGCTAAAATTCTTGAAGTTCCTTTAGCAAATTTAGGTCTAGCTCCAACATTAATCCATACCATAGCATTCGTCATTGCCTTTGCTATTATCACTTTATTACATGTTGTATTAGGAGAATTAGTTCCAAAAAGTGTTGCTATAGCTATTGCAGATAAAGCTGTTCTTTGGGTTGCAAGACCGTTGCATTTATTTTGGTTGCTTTTTTTACCCTTCATTAAAACATTTGATTTTTTAGCAGCAATCTCTCTAAAAGCCATAGGTATAAAACCTGCAAAAGAACATGAACTAAGCCATTCTGAAGAAGAAATTAAATTCATTGCAAGTGAAAGTCAAAAAGGCGGAGTATTGGATGAATTTGAAACCGAAATCATACGTAATGCTGTTGATTTTTCAGATACAGTTGCAAAAGAAATCATGACACCTAGAAAAGATATGATTTGTCTTAATAAGCAAAAAAGCTATGAAGAAAATATGCAAATAGTTTGCCAATATAAACATACACGCTTTCCATATATAGATGGTTCTAAAGATGTTATTTTAGGTATGGTTCATATTAGAGATATTATGCAAAATGAACTTAATAAAGATAAGAAAAATTTAGATGATTTTCTAATCAAAATGATCTTAGTTCCAGAAAATATAAGTATATCTAAAGTACTTTTTATGATGAATAAAGAGCAAGTACATACTGCATTAGTGGTCGACGAATATGGTGGTACAGCTGGTCTTTTAACTATGGAAGATATTATGGAAGAAATCGTTGGTGATATTAACGATGAACACGATGATTCTAGTCCGCATTTTAAAAAGCTTGCAGAAAATATCTATGAATTTCAAGGAAGATATGAAATTAGTGAAGTAGAAGAAATGCTCGATATACACTTTAATGAAGAGCTAGAGCAAGTCACTATAGGTGGGTATGTTTTCAATCTTTTAGGGCGTTTACCGGTTGTAGGAGATAGAATAGAAGACGAATTTTGCTACTACGAAGTTAAAAAGATGGATGGTAATAGCATAGAACGTGTTAAGGTTGTTAAAAAAATTTCACAAAATCAAGAATAA
- a CDS encoding putative transporter codes for MFKSFFYSRKWVLWAYLGLLFLLASLLAQTSINVAINEWYKEFYDVLQDAKNHSIDDFYHFIKQFLYLALPYVLIATITQYFGSIYAFKWREAMTFDYIKFWQKKDDNIEGSSQRIQEDIYNFSKIIESLGLAFVKAIMTLIAFVPILWMLSTHVNLPILKDINGSLVWIAFLVSLGGLVISWFVGIKLPGLEYNNQKAEAAFRKELVFAEDDRKNYASDENILSLFTGLKINYKRLFLHYGYFNIWLYLFEQIMVIVPFLIMAPSLFLGVIQLGIIIQVGNAFDQVRSSFSIFITNWTTITQLRSIYKRLDEFEKNIEYRKHKLI; via the coding sequence ATGTTTAAGTCATTTTTTTATTCAAGAAAGTGGGTGTTATGGGCTTATTTAGGCTTACTGTTCTTGCTAGCTTCTTTATTAGCACAAACTTCTATTAATGTTGCAATAAATGAGTGGTATAAAGAATTTTATGATGTTTTACAAGATGCGAAAAATCATAGCATAGATGATTTTTACCATTTTATTAAGCAATTTTTATATTTAGCACTACCTTATGTATTAATCGCTACCATCACGCAATATTTTGGAAGCATATATGCTTTTAAATGGCGTGAGGCTATGACTTTTGATTATATTAAATTTTGGCAAAAAAAAGATGATAACATAGAAGGTAGCTCACAGAGAATTCAAGAAGATATTTATAATTTTTCAAAAATCATAGAAAGTTTAGGACTAGCTTTTGTTAAGGCAATTATGACTTTAATTGCTTTTGTACCAATTTTATGGATGTTAAGCACGCATGTTAACTTGCCTATCTTAAAAGATATTAATGGCTCTTTGGTATGGATAGCGTTTTTAGTTTCTTTAGGAGGTCTTGTCATATCATGGTTTGTAGGTATTAAACTACCTGGACTTGAATATAACAATCAAAAAGCCGAAGCTGCTTTTAGAAAAGAGCTTGTTTTTGCTGAAGATGATAGAAAAAATTACGCAAGTGATGAAAATATTTTAAGTTTATTTACTGGACTTAAAATTAATTATAAAAGATTATTTTTACACTATGGGTATTTTAATATATGGCTTTATTTGTTTGAGCAAATCATGGTTATAGTGCCTTTTTTAATTATGGCTCCAAGCTTGTTTTTAGGGGTTATACAACTTGGAATTATAATACAAGTTGGTAATGCTTTTGATCAAGTTAGATCTTCATTTAGCATTTTTATCACTAATTGGACAACTATCACACAATTACGTAGCATTTACAAACGTTTAGATGAATTTGAGAAAAATATTGAATACAGAAAGCATAAATTAATTTAA
- the putP gene encoding sodium/proline symporter PutP, protein MNLQSVELSYPIVITFITYAFLMLFIGFYFYKKNQNSKDYFVGNASMGPVISALSAGASDMSSWLLMAFPGALYAAGLGQIYIAIGLSFGMFLNWTFVAKRLKIFSQIAKECITISDFFESRFHDDSHILRSICAVVILVFFTIYISAGLVSGAKLFESVFNLSYVFALSIGFLVIVLYTFLGGYKAVCWTDMIQGLLMMSSLIIIPFVMIFELGGFGEAFSTINDVKPQAFGLDGGGWLVVISTLAWGLGYFGQPHILIRFISIKNIKEIPTATFIGITWMVVSLFGAAMIGFLGIAYIAKFNLTLNDPERIFIVMSQVLFNPWVAGILLSAILAAIMSTASSQLLVCASSLVQDFYTQILKRKTSDKNITLLSRLGVLIVACVAFILSLDTQSQILSIVSYAWAGFGASFGSVILFSLFYKSMSKEGAIAGMISGALTVIFYKHFGSNFIAIYEIIPGFLIASCFIVIFSIIFKAKKHTIKHYEKMLKEI, encoded by the coding sequence ATGAATTTACAAAGCGTGGAACTTTCTTATCCTATTGTTATTACTTTTATCACCTATGCATTTTTAATGCTTTTTATAGGTTTTTATTTTTACAAAAAAAATCAAAATAGCAAAGATTATTTTGTTGGCAATGCCTCCATGGGTCCTGTAATATCTGCCTTAAGTGCAGGTGCTTCTGATATGAGTAGCTGGCTTTTAATGGCTTTTCCTGGTGCTTTATATGCAGCTGGTTTAGGACAAATTTATATAGCCATAGGTTTAAGCTTTGGTATGTTTTTAAATTGGACTTTTGTTGCTAAAAGATTAAAAATTTTTTCTCAGATAGCCAAAGAGTGCATCACAATATCTGATTTTTTTGAAAGTCGCTTTCATGATGATAGTCATATTTTAAGAAGCATTTGTGCGGTAGTTATTTTGGTATTTTTTACTATTTATATTAGTGCTGGATTGGTAAGTGGTGCTAAGCTTTTTGAAAGCGTATTTAATCTATCTTATGTTTTTGCCTTAAGTATTGGATTTTTGGTTATTGTTTTATATACTTTTTTAGGTGGGTACAAAGCTGTTTGTTGGACTGATATGATACAAGGACTTTTAATGATGAGTTCATTAATCATTATTCCTTTTGTGATGATTTTCGAACTTGGTGGCTTTGGAGAGGCTTTTTCTACAATAAATGATGTAAAACCTCAAGCATTTGGTCTAGATGGCGGTGGTTGGCTAGTTGTAATATCTACATTAGCTTGGGGGCTTGGATATTTTGGTCAACCTCATATTTTAATCCGTTTTATTTCTATAAAAAACATAAAAGAAATTCCCACAGCAACCTTCATAGGTATAACTTGGATGGTGGTTTCTTTATTTGGTGCTGCTATGATAGGATTTTTAGGTATTGCCTATATTGCTAAATTTAATCTTACTTTAAATGATCCTGAAAGAATATTTATAGTAATGTCTCAAGTACTTTTTAATCCTTGGGTAGCAGGAATTTTACTTAGTGCTATTTTAGCCGCTATTATGAGTACTGCAAGCTCTCAATTGCTAGTATGTGCTTCTAGTTTGGTACAAGATTTTTATACGCAAATTTTAAAAAGAAAAACAAGTGATAAAAACATCACTTTACTATCACGCTTAGGCGTTTTAATCGTAGCATGTGTAGCTTTTATACTTTCACTTGATACTCAAAGTCAAATTTTAAGCATAGTTTCTTATGCTTGGGCTGGTTTTGGAGCTAGTTTTGGGAGTGTTATTTTATTTTCTTTATTTTATAAAAGCATGAGCAAAGAAGGTGCAATAGCTGGAATGATTAGTGGAGCTTTAACTGTTATATTTTATAAACATTTTGGTTCAAATTTTATAGCAATTTATGAGATCATTCCTGGGTTTTTAATTGCGAGTTGTTTTATTGTGATTTTTAGTATAATATTTAAAGCAAAAAAACACACAATAAAGCACTATGAAAAAATGTTAAAAGAAATTTAA
- a CDS encoding saccharopine dehydrogenase family protein, with amino-acid sequence MKNLLIIGAGGVSRVATVKCAMNSDVFSKITLASRTKSKCDEIATFIKERLGVEIQTEQIDADDTSAVVELIKKTEAEILLNVALPYQDLTLMDACIQTNIHYVDTANYEHPDLAKFEYKEQWARNEQFKQAGILGLLGSGFDPGVTNVFCAYAQQNLFDEIHYIDILDCNAGDHGYAFATNFNPEINLREVSAKGRYWENGKWIETEPMEIKMEWDYPEVGIKDSYLLYHEELESLVKNIKGLKRIRFFMTFGQSYLTHMKCLENVGMLGIKPVIHQGKEIIPIEFLKTLLPDPASLGPRTKGYTNIGCVIRGIKDGKDRQVYIYNVCNHEECFKETGAQAVSYTTGVPAMIGTKLIAKGIWQGKGVFNMEEFDAKPFMDELNTQGLPWKIIEMEPNLGM; translated from the coding sequence ATGAAAAATCTTTTGATTATAGGTGCAGGTGGTGTAAGTCGCGTTGCAACTGTAAAATGTGCAATGAATAGTGATGTTTTTAGTAAAATAACTTTAGCAAGTAGAACTAAAAGTAAATGTGATGAAATAGCTACTTTTATTAAAGAGCGTTTGGGTGTTGAAATTCAAACTGAGCAAATAGATGCAGATGATACATCTGCTGTTGTAGAGCTTATTAAAAAGACAGAGGCTGAAATTTTACTAAATGTAGCTTTACCTTATCAAGATCTTACTTTAATGGATGCGTGTATTCAAACTAATATCCACTATGTAGATACTGCAAATTATGAGCATCCTGATTTAGCTAAATTTGAGTATAAAGAACAATGGGCAAGAAATGAACAATTTAAACAAGCAGGAATTTTAGGGCTTTTGGGAAGTGGTTTTGATCCAGGCGTGACAAATGTATTTTGTGCTTATGCACAGCAAAATTTATTTGATGAAATTCATTATATTGATATATTAGATTGTAATGCAGGTGATCATGGCTATGCTTTTGCAACTAATTTTAACCCTGAAATTAACTTAAGAGAAGTTTCTGCTAAAGGTCGTTATTGGGAAAACGGTAAATGGATAGAAACTGAACCTATGGAAATAAAAATGGAGTGGGATTATCCTGAAGTAGGGATAAAGGATAGTTATTTGCTTTATCATGAAGAGTTAGAAAGTTTAGTAAAAAATATCAAAGGCTTAAAAAGAATAAGATTTTTTATGACTTTTGGGCAAAGCTATTTAACCCATATGAAATGCCTTGAAAATGTCGGTATGTTAGGTATTAAACCCGTTATACATCAAGGCAAAGAAATAATACCAATAGAATTTTTAAAAACCTTACTTCCTGATCCTGCTAGTTTAGGTCCTCGCACTAAAGGCTATACTAACATAGGTTGTGTGATTCGTGGTATAAAAGATGGAAAAGATAGGCAAGTTTATATTTACAATGTTTGCAATCATGAAGAATGCTTTAAAGAAACTGGAGCACAAGCTGTGAGCTATACTACCGGAGTTCCTGCAATGATAGGAACAAAGCTAATCGCCAAAGGAATTTGGCAAGGAAAAGGTGTGTTTAATATGGAGGAATTTGATGCTAAACCTTTTATGGATGAGTTAAATACCCAAGGACTTCCTTGGAAAATTATAGAAATGGAGCCGAATTTAGGAATGTAA
- the modB gene encoding molybdate ABC transporter permease subunit, whose amino-acid sequence MTQLLLSIDWTPFLVSIKLSIITCIILFCFCVPLAWVFTFKQFRAKKILETIITLPLVLPPSVVGFYLLILFSKYSFFGNFLEKYFNITLAFTFEGLVIASCIYSLPFMFNPLYNAMSMISKNIIEASFSLGKNSFTTLFKVILPSIKPAILSALVISFAHTMGEFGIVLMIGGSLSGETKVASIAIYESMENLDFTTAHIYSLILLIFSFVVLLSVNLLKNK is encoded by the coding sequence ATGACGCAATTATTATTAAGTATAGATTGGACGCCTTTTTTAGTTTCCATAAAGCTTTCTATTATTACTTGTATAATTTTATTTTGTTTTTGCGTACCTCTTGCTTGGGTTTTTACTTTTAAACAATTTAGGGCAAAAAAAATTTTAGAAACTATAATAACATTACCTTTAGTTTTACCACCATCTGTTGTTGGTTTTTACTTGTTGATTTTATTTTCAAAATACTCTTTTTTTGGGAATTTTTTAGAAAAATACTTTAACATCACTTTAGCTTTTACCTTTGAAGGTTTGGTGATAGCAAGTTGTATTTATTCTTTACCTTTTATGTTTAATCCTTTATATAATGCAATGTCTATGATTTCTAAAAATATTATAGAAGCTAGTTTTTCTTTGGGAAAAAATTCTTTCACGACGCTTTTTAAAGTAATTTTGCCTAGTATTAAACCGGCTATACTCAGTGCTTTAGTGATAAGTTTTGCACATACTATGGGTGAGTTTGGTATAGTATTAATGATAGGTGGTTCTTTAAGTGGAGAAACAAAAGTAGCTAGTATTGCTATATATGAAAGTATGGAAAATTTAGATTTTACCACAGCTCATATTTATAGTCTTATACTTTTAATTTTTAGTTTTGTTGTTTTATTAAGTGTGAATTTATTAAAAAACAAATAG
- a CDS encoding transcriptional regulator, whose product MVYELDIDVSTLYNWRKYKPNLYHIVMLGFKYDSLLEYHKKTYEDLLNIENEILEEIEKI is encoded by the coding sequence ATGGTATATGAATTAGATATTGATGTTAGCACTTTGTATAATTGGAGAAAATATAAACCAAATTTATACCATATAGTAATGCTTGGTTTTAAATATGATAGTCTCTTAGAATATCATAAAAAAACATATGAAGATTTACTAAACATTGAAAACGAAATTTTAGAAGAAATAGAAAAAATTTAA
- a CDS encoding S24 family peptidase, protein MENFKTLVEEMKLYFNVTSLEMVAEKLGLKKSTAIGWRQRKRISSHAILKFNQLKYKQNNYINSVDKNLQQTEKINNKDTILIPFYKNYYLSSDFINDNNIIKQTIPFNKNELNNMFNLQEFLKMGIITMIGNSMEPTIKEGEMVVFQKDDSSIEGGIYIVEYQKEILIKRLKKRPLCLISDNKEYPIIDIKKSKELKIIGRIIGAYKIDYKKL, encoded by the coding sequence ATGGAAAATTTTAAAACATTAGTAGAAGAAATGAAGCTTTATTTTAATGTTACTAGTTTAGAAATGGTGGCTGAGAAATTGGGTCTTAAGAAATCTACTGCAATAGGATGGAGGCAACGAAAAAGGATATCATCACATGCTATATTAAAGTTTAATCAACTAAAATATAAACAAAATAACTATATAAATTCAGTTGATAAAAATTTACAACAAACTGAGAAAATAAACAATAAAGATACAATATTGATTCCATTTTATAAAAACTATTATCTTTCATCAGATTTTATTAACGACAACAATATCATTAAACAAACCATACCTTTTAATAAAAATGAATTAAACAACATGTTTAATTTACAAGAATTTTTAAAGATGGGTATTATCACTATGATAGGAAACAGCATGGAACCCACAATAAAAGAAGGAGAAATGGTTGTATTTCAAAAAGATGATTCAAGCATAGAAGGTGGTATATATATTGTTGAATATCAAAAAGAAATTTTAATTAAAAGATTAAAAAAAAGACCTTTGTGCTTAATTAGTGATAACAAAGAATATCCTATTATCGATATTAAAAAGTCTAAAGAATTAAAAATTATAGGAAGAATTATTGGAGCATATAAAATTGATTATAAAAAATTATAA